Proteins from a genomic interval of Desulfonatronum sp. SC1:
- a CDS encoding D-sedoheptulose 7-phosphate isomerase translates to MNDAALRRVFARLEAYVVEGGALREAFFSMHGQEVARLAHVLAGALAHGGKILLCGNGGSAADAQHLAAEFVNRFLIDRRPLPALALTTDTSILTAVGNDFGFDLIFAKQVQALGREGDVLLGLSTSGNSPNVVAALEAGRALGMVTIGLTGEDGGKMRELCDHLLAVPSRQTPLIQEIHITVGHLLCLLTDEILFGEQ, encoded by the coding sequence ATGAATGATGCCGCGTTGCGGCGCGTTTTCGCGCGATTGGAAGCGTATGTGGTCGAGGGCGGTGCGTTGCGGGAAGCCTTTTTCTCCATGCATGGGCAGGAGGTGGCGCGGTTGGCGCATGTTCTGGCCGGGGCCTTGGCCCACGGAGGCAAGATTCTGCTTTGCGGCAACGGGGGCAGCGCCGCGGACGCCCAGCACCTGGCCGCGGAATTCGTGAACCGTTTTCTGATCGACCGCCGTCCGCTTCCGGCTCTGGCCCTGACCACGGACACATCCATCCTGACCGCGGTGGGCAATGATTTCGGCTTTGACCTGATTTTCGCCAAGCAGGTCCAGGCCCTGGGCCGGGAAGGCGACGTATTGCTGGGGCTGTCCACCTCCGGCAACAGCCCGAACGTGGTCGCGGCCCTGGAAGCCGGTCGGGCCCTGGGGATGGTCACCATCGGACTGACCGGCGAAGACGGGGGCAAGATGCGGGAGTTGTGCGATCACCTGCTGGCCGTGCCTTCGCGCCAAACCCCGCTTATTCAGGAGATTCACATCACTGTGGGGCATTTGTTGTGTTTGTTGACGGATGAAATTTTGTTCGGGGAACAATAA
- the hemC gene encoding hydroxymethylbilane synthase, with translation MLERITIASRGSKLALWQAEHVKSRLLERYPGLEVELLLVKTMGDKIQDVPLAKVGGKGLFVKEIEEALLDGRADLAVHSMKDVPAELPEGLVLGVIPEREDLTDALLSVLYDGLDGLPEGARVGTSSLRRRCQLLALRPDLKILNLRGNLDTRVNKLLAGDYDAIIVAQAGMNRLGLSVPKSTPLGPPLFLPAVGQGALGLEYAQDREDLVELLGFLNHPDTHCCVRAERAFLATLEGGCQVPIAGYAHISAPNRITLRGLVADVDGKTLIIEEATDKPRDAEELGRRVARAILDRGGREILAEVYGA, from the coding sequence ATGTTGGAACGCATCACCATCGCGAGCCGGGGCAGCAAGCTGGCTTTGTGGCAGGCAGAGCACGTCAAAAGCCGTTTGCTGGAGCGCTATCCCGGGCTGGAAGTGGAACTGCTGCTGGTCAAGACCATGGGCGACAAGATTCAGGACGTGCCCCTGGCCAAGGTCGGCGGCAAGGGGCTGTTCGTCAAGGAAATCGAAGAGGCCCTGCTTGACGGACGGGCCGACCTGGCCGTGCACAGCATGAAGGACGTACCGGCCGAACTGCCGGAAGGCTTGGTTCTGGGTGTCATTCCGGAGCGGGAAGACCTGACCGACGCCCTGTTGTCCGTACTCTACGACGGCCTGGACGGGCTGCCCGAGGGTGCCCGGGTGGGCACCAGCAGCCTGCGCCGGCGCTGTCAGCTTTTGGCGCTGCGTCCGGACCTGAAGATCCTGAACCTGCGCGGCAACCTGGATACCCGGGTCAACAAGCTGCTGGCCGGGGACTACGACGCCATCATCGTGGCCCAGGCCGGGATGAACCGCCTCGGGCTCAGCGTTCCCAAATCCACGCCGTTGGGGCCGCCGCTGTTCCTGCCCGCCGTGGGCCAGGGGGCCTTGGGGCTGGAATACGCCCAGGACCGCGAGGACCTGGTGGAACTGCTCGGCTTTTTGAATCATCCGGACACCCACTGCTGCGTCCGGGCGGAACGGGCCTTTCTGGCCACCCTGGAGGGCGGGTGTCAGGTGCCCATAGCCGGATACGCTCACATCAGCGCCCCGAACAGGATCACCCTGCGCGGGCTTGTGGCCGACGTGGACGGGAAGACCCTGATCATCGAGGAGGCCACGGACAAGCCCCGGGACGCCGAAGAACTGGGCCGCCGAGTGGCCCGGGCGATTCTGGATCGTGGGGGACGGGAGATATTGGCCGAGGTGTATGGGGCGTGA
- the thiD gene encoding bifunctional hydroxymethylpyrimidine kinase/phosphomethylpyrimidine kinase — translation MSTPPCLLTIAGSDSSGGAGIQADLKTFTVLGGYGATVLTALTAQNTQGVQDILPLPDTFVIRQLRSVLDDLPIAAAKTGMLFSADLIRALARELKHKSFPLVVDPVCVSKSGHNLLQPEAVETLKTVFLPLADLITPNRPEAELLAKMTIADETDVPEALERLLALGPKAVLLKGGHFSGETLTDWLAVPGQQPRAFRHPRLSNQNTHGTGCTLSAAIAAGLGRGLDLATAVGQAVDYIHDAIRTAYPLGHGIGPVNHLHPLSQGK, via the coding sequence TGAAGACCTTCACCGTATTGGGCGGCTACGGCGCGACGGTGCTCACCGCGCTGACAGCCCAGAACACCCAGGGTGTTCAGGACATCCTTCCCCTGCCGGATACCTTCGTGATCCGGCAGCTGCGCTCGGTCCTGGACGATCTTCCGATAGCCGCGGCCAAGACCGGCATGCTCTTTTCCGCGGACCTGATCCGCGCCCTGGCCCGTGAACTGAAACACAAATCCTTCCCTCTGGTGGTGGACCCGGTCTGCGTGAGCAAAAGCGGCCACAATCTGCTCCAGCCCGAGGCCGTGGAAACCCTGAAGACGGTCTTCCTGCCCCTGGCCGACCTGATCACCCCCAATCGCCCGGAGGCGGAACTGCTGGCCAAGATGACCATTGCCGACGAGACGGATGTTCCCGAGGCCTTGGAGCGGCTGCTGGCCCTGGGTCCCAAGGCCGTGCTGCTCAAGGGCGGCCATTTCTCCGGCGAAACCCTCACGGACTGGCTGGCCGTGCCCGGCCAACAACCACGCGCCTTCCGCCACCCCCGACTGTCCAACCAAAACACCCACGGCACGGGCTGCACCCTGTCCGCGGCCATCGCCGCGGGCCTGGGCCGCGGCCTGGACCTGGCAACCGCCGTGGGCCAAGCCGTGGACTACATCCACGACGCCATCCGCACCGCCTATCCCCTGGGCCACGGCATCGGGCCGGTCAATCATCTGCATCCGCTCTCGCAAGGCAAATGA
- a CDS encoding zinc ribbon domain-containing protein, with the protein MPIYEYLCDDCEKEFEELVFGDPAVICPYCGSARTGKLMSRCRHKSGGGGDAVGSAVPASSGSGSSCSGCSASSCAGCH; encoded by the coding sequence ATGCCGATTTATGAATACCTGTGCGATGATTGTGAGAAAGAGTTCGAGGAACTGGTTTTCGGGGATCCCGCGGTGATCTGTCCGTATTGCGGATCAGCCAGGACCGGCAAGCTGATGTCCCGGTGTCGGCATAAATCCGGCGGCGGGGGCGATGCCGTCGGCTCGGCGGTTCCGGCGAGTTCCGGTTCCGGCTCATCCTGTTCCGGCTGCTCGGCGTCCAGTTGCGCCGGGTGCCACTGA